In the Leptolyngbya iicbica LK genome, one interval contains:
- a CDS encoding PAS domain S-box protein, with amino-acid sequence MPSNLGQLQSLANLWRSRLSRRIVFWVFLSIVVIEAIILVPSVMRRERELLNYLRSLSTAQAEGILSSQGDLMAIDDQSVLASLETLLRNEVILGGTLYRADGTQIGSFGELPELAAAMPELLPQVLTERDRYNRRTQRYDAVWEMSPLEGRYELIIRHDATWVGREFYYFIGRIIGLVLIISVFVTGATMIVLDRLVIASVLALRRDLRRAGQTLRRNEDARSLPFESVSPGASRPDELGDVIMAFEEMVNQVGEAIAERDQAEADLRLSEEKFSKSFYASPNPMSLSVFDTGELLDVNDSFLTLYGAERAAVIGQTAASLKLWADIGDRAAMLHRLRQQGFIRNQEYRFCCAQGTSRTVLYSAEIVQLNGQECILSVSNDITERKAAEDALSESEQRFRTLVEQATDALFVVDTDGRFIDVNEEACHTLGYTRAELLQLSVPDVQKSVSMSALAQDWDLAAGQAVTREGIHQRKDGSQFPVEVRIGRIDIGGKPVLLALARDITARRAMEQVQARLAEIGELAAMIVHEVRNPLTTILLGLNSLTQMELPPRSQHRLAFALEESERLQRLLNEILMYAREQHLELEPLALGPFLQTLHAEFSHQPVAQNRQLHTIGLEQTVTVNGDRDRLTQVFINLLSNACEACPEGDRITCSLCVNDDTVNIHVHNGGDPIPPETLPKLMQPFFTTKSTGNGLGLAITRRIVEAHDGAIAFTSNAASGTTVTVTLPLKVTPSVTLNPG; translated from the coding sequence ATGCCGTCGAATTTGGGTCAATTACAGTCGCTAGCGAACTTGTGGCGATCGCGGCTGTCGCGGCGCATTGTGTTTTGGGTCTTTCTCAGCATTGTGGTGATTGAGGCCATTATTTTGGTGCCGTCAGTCATGCGGCGGGAGCGGGAGCTGTTGAATTATTTGCGATCGCTCTCCACAGCCCAGGCCGAAGGCATCTTGAGCAGCCAAGGGGATTTGATGGCGATTGACGACCAGTCGGTACTGGCCAGTCTGGAAACGTTGCTCCGGAATGAAGTCATTTTGGGTGGCACCCTCTATCGTGCTGACGGCACCCAGATCGGCAGCTTTGGTGAATTGCCCGAGCTAGCAGCTGCAATGCCTGAGCTGCTGCCACAAGTTTTGACGGAGCGCGATCGCTACAACCGCCGCACCCAACGCTACGATGCCGTGTGGGAAATGTCGCCCCTAGAGGGACGCTATGAGCTGATTATTCGCCATGATGCGACTTGGGTCGGGCGGGAGTTTTACTACTTCATTGGTCGCATCATCGGGCTCGTGCTGATCATTTCCGTTTTTGTCACCGGGGCCACCATGATCGTGCTGGATCGGTTGGTGATTGCCTCAGTGCTGGCGCTGCGACGCGACTTGCGGCGTGCCGGTCAGACCTTGCGGCGCAACGAGGATGCGCGATCGCTTCCGTTTGAATCGGTATCGCCGGGGGCATCGCGCCCGGACGAACTGGGCGACGTGATCATGGCGTTTGAGGAAATGGTCAATCAGGTGGGGGAAGCGATCGCCGAGCGAGATCAAGCCGAAGCCGATCTGCGCCTATCAGAAGAGAAGTTTTCCAAATCGTTTTATGCCAGCCCCAACCCGATGAGTTTGAGCGTGTTTGACACGGGGGAACTGTTGGATGTCAATGACAGCTTTCTGACGCTGTATGGCGCCGAGCGGGCTGCCGTCATTGGGCAAACGGCTGCTAGTTTGAAATTGTGGGCTGATATTGGCGATCGCGCTGCCATGCTGCATCGCCTGCGACAACAAGGCTTCATTCGCAATCAAGAATATCGCTTTTGCTGTGCCCAAGGCACCAGCCGCACCGTGCTCTATTCCGCTGAAATCGTACAGCTCAACGGTCAGGAGTGTATTTTGTCAGTCTCCAATGACATCACTGAACGCAAAGCTGCCGAAGATGCCCTCAGTGAGAGCGAGCAACGGTTTCGAACGCTGGTGGAGCAGGCGACAGATGCCCTCTTTGTGGTGGATACGGATGGTCGCTTCATTGATGTCAACGAGGAAGCTTGCCATACTCTGGGCTATACCCGTGCTGAACTGCTGCAACTGTCGGTGCCCGATGTGCAAAAGTCGGTATCGATGTCCGCATTGGCCCAAGATTGGGATTTGGCTGCTGGGCAGGCCGTGACTCGCGAAGGCATCCATCAGCGCAAGGATGGCAGTCAGTTTCCGGTCGAGGTGCGCATTGGTCGCATTGATATCGGCGGCAAGCCAGTGCTGTTGGCGCTGGCCCGTGACATCACCGCCCGCCGAGCGATGGAGCAAGTCCAGGCTCGACTGGCCGAAATTGGGGAACTTGCCGCCATGATTGTGCATGAAGTGCGCAATCCCCTCACGACGATCTTGCTCGGGCTCAACTCTTTGACCCAGATGGAGTTGCCGCCGCGATCGCAGCACCGCCTCGCCTTTGCGCTAGAAGAATCCGAACGCCTACAACGGCTGCTCAACGAAATCTTGATGTATGCCCGCGAGCAGCATTTAGAGCTGGAACCGTTGGCCCTGGGGCCATTTTTACAAACGCTACACGCAGAATTCAGCCATCAGCCGGTGGCGCAAAATCGGCAGCTCCACACGATTGGCCTGGAGCAAACCGTCACGGTGAATGGCGATCGCGATCGCCTCACACAAGTTTTCATCAATCTTCTGAGCAATGCCTGTGAGGCCTGCCCCGAGGGCGATCGCATCACCTGTTCGCTCTGCGTGAATGATGACACTGTCAACATTCACGTTCACAACGGCGGTGACCCCATCCCGCCAGAGACCTTGCCGAAATTGATGCAACCCTTTTTCACCACCAAATCCACTGGCAATGGCCTTGGCCTCGCTATTACCCGCCGCATTGTCGAGGCCCACGACGGGGCGATCGCCTTCACCTCCAACGCCGCAAGTGGGACGACTGTGACCGTCACCCTCCCCCTCAAGGTGACGCCGTCGGTCACGTTAAACCCGGGCTGA
- a CDS encoding bifunctional ADP-dependent NAD(P)H-hydrate dehydratase/NAD(P)H-hydrate epimerase has translation MMHSPLRDQPDFASSVIVTAQQMQAVEATIFAEGMPVAALMEKVAGKVARWIMQHFPRDRFPLVGCIVGPGHNGGDALVVARELHHRGYQMLIWYPFAQVKELTAQHKAYLEYLGVRFTQASEELNFCDLLIDGGFGLGLTRPLTGELATGIRTLNTGTVPVVSIDLPSGLESNTGEVLGVAVQATHTLCLGLWKLGLLQDRAQPWVGQCHLIPFDVPLTALQPALQDQPPPCCLTAAAAIARLPLPRSPIAHKYTAGHALLIAGSRQYAGAALLAAQGALASGVGMLTLVVPESLRLMVVSQLPEALVIGATETAQGAIAALPDDWEWDRYDVVACGPGLTIDAASVVKAVLQSDRPLVLDADGLNSLAQEDDPKGRLAARTAPTLLTPHVGEFRRLFPQPWQAAASPSLAASQAAIAAHSTLILKGAISAIAHADGQLWFNPDSSAALARGGSGDVLTGLVTGLAAQLAQTAVTDTMLLDAAIAAVWWHAQTGRAIAAQQTELGCPASELAKQLPRVLAEQLQTANATAPVW, from the coding sequence ATGATGCATTCCCCACTGCGCGACCAGCCAGACTTTGCCTCCTCGGTGATTGTCACGGCCCAGCAAATGCAAGCCGTGGAAGCAACGATCTTTGCCGAAGGGATGCCCGTAGCAGCGCTCATGGAAAAGGTGGCAGGCAAAGTCGCCCGGTGGATTATGCAGCACTTTCCCCGCGATCGCTTTCCTCTAGTTGGGTGCATTGTGGGACCGGGGCATAACGGTGGGGATGCGTTGGTCGTCGCCCGCGAGCTTCATCATCGCGGCTATCAAATGCTTATCTGGTATCCCTTCGCCCAAGTGAAAGAACTCACCGCCCAACACAAAGCCTATTTGGAATATTTAGGCGTCCGGTTTACCCAGGCGAGTGAGGAGCTGAATTTTTGCGATCTGCTCATCGACGGGGGATTTGGGTTAGGGCTGACACGCCCCTTGACAGGAGAACTCGCGACGGGCATCCGCACCTTGAACACCGGCACCGTGCCCGTCGTCAGTATCGACCTGCCCTCGGGCTTGGAAAGCAATACCGGGGAAGTATTAGGCGTCGCGGTGCAGGCCACGCATACCCTTTGCCTGGGCCTCTGGAAACTGGGATTACTGCAAGATCGAGCGCAACCCTGGGTGGGACAGTGTCACTTGATCCCGTTTGATGTGCCGCTAACAGCGCTCCAACCCGCCTTGCAGGATCAGCCGCCGCCCTGCTGCTTGACTGCCGCTGCCGCGATCGCCCGCCTGCCCTTGCCGCGATCGCCCATTGCCCATAAATACACCGCAGGCCATGCCCTGCTCATTGCGGGATCACGGCAATATGCCGGGGCGGCCCTGTTGGCCGCCCAAGGCGCGCTCGCCAGCGGGGTCGGTATGCTCACCCTCGTTGTGCCGGAGAGTTTGCGACTTATGGTGGTGAGCCAACTCCCCGAAGCCTTGGTCATTGGGGCGACTGAAACTGCCCAGGGAGCGATCGCCGCACTGCCCGATGATTGGGAATGGGATCGCTACGATGTCGTGGCTTGCGGGCCTGGACTAACCATAGATGCGGCCTCCGTAGTGAAGGCGGTGTTGCAGAGCGATCGCCCCCTCGTGCTGGATGCTGACGGCTTGAACAGCTTGGCACAAGAGGATGATCCCAAGGGTCGATTAGCCGCTCGTACAGCACCCACGCTCCTGACGCCTCACGTGGGTGAATTTCGGCGGCTCTTTCCCCAACCGTGGCAAGCTGCCGCATCCCCTAGCTTGGCCGCCAGTCAAGCCGCGATCGCGGCCCACTCTACCCTCATTCTCAAAGGGGCCATTAGTGCGATCGCCCATGCGGATGGTCAATTGTGGTTCAACCCTGACAGCAGTGCAGCCCTAGCCCGAGGCGGCAGCGGCGATGTGTTGACGGGGCTGGTCACGGGGCTCGCCGCGCAACTGGCACAAACCGCAGTCACCGACACGATGCTACTGGATGCCGCGATCGCGGCAGTGTGGTGGCATGCACAAACCGGCCGCGCCATTGCGGCTCAACAGACAGAGCTCGGGTGCCCAGCTAGCGAGTTGGCCAAACAGTTACCGCGAGTGCTAGCCGAGCAACTCCAAACCGCTAACGCCACGGCTCCAGTGTGGTAG
- a CDS encoding M23 family metallopeptidase, translated as MIQSAKYPMSQGIYPGQTRVSSAKRYAPIPVWRPELFAIATHGAHSLANEALQLAGAGTILQTSTVLQVSTSLQSKQSRRRSRKRPSPASIYLGIWFFVLPFINTCVFVGLLIYTVMGQKASSAPVPILAQPFLPTGNAKLSETGVAGTTVAEMATDTQTSSSFLAAKLPLLPMPAPISEIGADADVKVAAPTRGQALGDFRYPVAGFPLSSPFGERVHPISKQVRFHEGVDFAVPTGTPIKAADGGRISRAGSNGGYGNVIEIDHGNGFRTRYAHLSGFQVSVNDLVAQHEVIGFSGNTGYSTGPHLHFEVLLNSKPQDPLKFLVD; from the coding sequence TATCTAGCGCAAAGCGGTATGCTCCGATTCCGGTGTGGCGGCCAGAACTTTTTGCGATCGCAACTCATGGCGCTCATTCATTAGCGAACGAGGCACTGCAGCTGGCGGGGGCGGGGACGATTTTACAAACATCGACGGTTTTACAGGTTTCGACTTCCCTGCAGTCAAAACAATCGCGACGTCGCAGCCGCAAGCGACCCAGTCCCGCGTCAATTTATCTCGGTATCTGGTTCTTCGTACTGCCGTTTATCAATACTTGTGTATTTGTCGGGCTACTGATCTACACCGTCATGGGTCAAAAAGCGAGTAGTGCCCCGGTGCCCATCTTGGCTCAGCCATTTTTGCCCACGGGGAATGCCAAGTTGTCGGAGACCGGCGTCGCGGGGACAACTGTGGCAGAAATGGCTACAGACACTCAGACCTCTAGCTCCTTCTTGGCTGCGAAATTGCCACTGCTGCCCATGCCCGCACCGATTTCAGAAATTGGCGCAGACGCAGATGTGAAAGTCGCTGCTCCCACGCGAGGTCAGGCGTTGGGTGATTTCCGTTATCCCGTTGCTGGTTTTCCCCTGTCGAGTCCTTTTGGTGAGCGTGTACACCCGATTTCTAAGCAGGTGCGATTTCATGAGGGGGTCGATTTTGCTGTACCCACAGGGACTCCTATCAAGGCTGCCGATGGGGGGCGGATTAGCCGTGCAGGCAGCAATGGGGGCTATGGCAATGTGATTGAGATTGATCATGGTAATGGCTTTCGGACTCGCTATGCGCATTTAAGCGGGTTTCAAGTATCGGTGAATGATCTGGTGGCCCAACATGAGGTGATTGGTTTTTCCGGCAATACGGGCTACTCCACCGGGCCGCATTTGCATTTTGAAGTGCTGCTCAATAGCAAACCTCAAGATCCATTGAAGTTTTTAGTGGATTAA
- a CDS encoding pentapeptide repeat-containing protein, translating into MPRTHCGYPPRITDIPFKAAVKSPIRHPQQLLDAYQAGQENFSDLILKAVDLRGVYLPFINLESANLEHADLRHAILTGATLMRIRLQSAQLDKANLIAADLIRANLHQACLRDALLSSANLCGADLSEANLQRATLAGANLNGANLRGADLTGANLSGASLFGTNLTGANLQNVPLEAAKMSYTIMPDGYCLVGENEIDDDPNKASVSIANISAYSRLAKHLRNN; encoded by the coding sequence TTGCCTCGTACCCATTGCGGTTACCCTCCCAGAATTACCGACATCCCCTTCAAGGCTGCCGTGAAATCACCGATTCGCCATCCCCAACAGTTGCTCGATGCTTACCAGGCCGGCCAGGAAAACTTTAGCGATTTAATCTTAAAAGCTGTCGACTTGCGTGGGGTTTATCTGCCGTTTATCAACCTCGAATCAGCCAATTTAGAACATGCCGATTTGCGTCACGCCATTTTGACCGGGGCCACGCTCATGCGGATTCGCTTACAGTCGGCGCAGCTTGATAAAGCTAACCTCATTGCCGCTGACCTGATTCGGGCTAATTTGCATCAAGCCTGCCTGCGTGATGCCCTCTTATCCTCCGCCAATCTTTGCGGGGCTGATCTCAGTGAGGCCAATCTGCAGCGAGCGACATTAGCAGGGGCCAATCTCAATGGTGCCAACTTGCGCGGAGCCGATCTCACGGGGGCTAACTTGTCGGGGGCATCGTTGTTTGGCACTAATTTGACGGGGGCCAATCTACAAAATGTGCCGCTAGAGGCCGCCAAGATGAGCTACACCATCATGCCCGACGGCTATTGCCTCGTCGGCGAAAATGAAATTGATGACGATCCCAACAAGGCCAGCGTCTCGATCGCGAATATCTCAGCGTACTCAAGGCTGGCTAAGCATTTGCGTAACAACTGA
- a CDS encoding site-2 protease family protein has product MNGNIRVGSLFGIPFYLNVSWFLVLALVTWSYGSGLADAFPALPGTTPWLLGLFAALLLFSSVLAHELGHSFAALRQGIGVNSITLFLFGGLAALEKESDSPGGAFKVAIAGPVVSLLLFAALFTAGQVLALSGPLGAIVSLLAYINLALGIFNLLPGLPLDGGNVVKAIVWRITDDPYKGLAFASRAGQVLGWLAIAIGAAAIAGISPIGNVWTLLIGWFLLSNANRSAQSATVQQRLEGLTAADATVSDSPIVAQDVSLRTFADDVVLNTHGNWRKFLVVNETGALVGTVSMDALQETPRDRWATTRVAEVMSTDIPLTTIESDQPLLEVIRTLDEKKLSVLAVIRENGQLLGLLEKQAIVHLMQGQPSKMQSATAD; this is encoded by the coding sequence ATGAACGGCAATATACGGGTGGGCAGCCTATTCGGGATACCCTTCTATCTCAATGTGTCCTGGTTTTTGGTGTTAGCCCTGGTGACTTGGAGTTATGGCAGCGGTTTGGCCGACGCCTTTCCTGCATTACCGGGGACGACTCCCTGGTTACTGGGTTTGTTTGCCGCCCTCTTGCTTTTTAGTTCGGTGTTGGCTCACGAACTGGGTCACAGTTTTGCCGCCCTACGTCAAGGCATTGGCGTCAATTCCATTACGCTGTTTCTCTTTGGGGGACTGGCGGCGTTGGAAAAAGAATCTGATAGCCCTGGCGGTGCGTTCAAAGTGGCGATCGCGGGTCCGGTAGTGAGTTTGTTGTTGTTTGCTGCTCTGTTCACAGCGGGACAAGTCTTGGCACTGAGCGGCCCACTGGGCGCGATCGTGTCTTTGCTGGCTTACATCAACCTCGCGCTGGGAATTTTTAATTTGCTGCCAGGGTTGCCCCTCGACGGCGGTAACGTCGTGAAGGCGATTGTCTGGCGGATTACAGATGATCCTTACAAAGGATTGGCGTTTGCGAGTCGGGCCGGTCAAGTCCTGGGTTGGTTAGCCATTGCGATCGGTGCTGCCGCCATCGCGGGGATCAGTCCCATCGGCAACGTGTGGACTCTGTTGATTGGCTGGTTTTTACTGAGTAATGCTAATCGCTCGGCGCAGTCCGCGACTGTCCAGCAACGCTTAGAAGGTTTGACGGCGGCAGATGCCACAGTTAGCGATAGCCCGATCGTGGCTCAAGACGTTTCACTGCGCACTTTTGCCGATGACGTGGTGCTTAATACCCATGGCAACTGGCGCAAGTTCCTTGTGGTGAATGAGACGGGAGCGCTGGTCGGTACGGTCTCGATGGACGCGCTGCAAGAGACGCCCCGCGATCGCTGGGCCACAACCCGTGTCGCAGAAGTGATGTCGACCGACATACCACTGACCACGATTGAGTCTGATCAACCGCTGCTAGAGGTCATCCGCACGTTAGACGAGAAAAAGCTGTCGGTGCTAGCTGTGATTCGTGAGAATGGTCAGCTGCTGGGGCTGTTGGAAAAGCAGGCGATCGTTCATCTGATGCAGGGTCAGCCTTCGAAAATGCAATCTGCCACCGCAGATTAG
- a CDS encoding MFS transporter, with the protein MADRSQRLPWRFWIITLVAFINAVSFTIIIPVLYPYAKQFGLSDFQASLLTTAYAASQFIGTPILGRLSDRVGRKPLLILSLLGTVLANLMASLAPFAWFLFLARVLDGVTGGNNSIAQAIISDITNPEQRTRAFGIFGATFRLGFVAGPPLSYLAQVVPPLPGISSLGMSFMVSAAIALIATILCAVCLPETHQVCEQFELTWSDFKLGRIVRSLQNPRFGRTFLVTFLSGFTFTIFTFAFQPFFLNILGQTPGRLALIFAVFGIIGFMTQVFGLEPLRQRFNVVNILAFMLAARGICFLLIPTFPTIQAFVVITVVFAAVNSFPLPLIESILSLRSGPQEQGEVLGTNASFLSLSNAIGPAVAGALVSFGYGIPFWITGVLTIGVAWFALSLRESASAHST; encoded by the coding sequence ATGGCCGATCGTTCGCAGCGTTTACCGTGGCGCTTTTGGATTATTACGCTGGTCGCATTTATTAATGCGGTCAGTTTTACCATCATCATTCCGGTTTTATATCCCTATGCCAAACAGTTTGGCCTGAGCGACTTTCAGGCCAGTTTGCTCACCACTGCCTATGCTGCTTCGCAGTTTATTGGGACACCGATTTTGGGTCGCCTGTCTGATCGAGTCGGGCGCAAACCGCTACTGATTTTGAGCTTGCTGGGGACGGTGTTAGCTAACCTGATGGCCAGTCTGGCCCCATTTGCCTGGTTTTTATTTCTGGCCAGAGTGTTGGATGGGGTGACCGGAGGCAATAACTCGATCGCCCAGGCGATTATTAGCGATATCACGAACCCTGAGCAGCGCACCCGGGCTTTCGGCATTTTTGGCGCCACCTTTCGTCTTGGGTTTGTGGCGGGGCCACCGCTGAGTTATTTGGCGCAGGTGGTGCCGCCGCTGCCTGGGATCTCATCTTTGGGGATGAGTTTTATGGTGTCAGCCGCGATCGCCCTTATCGCCACAATCCTCTGCGCGGTCTGCCTGCCAGAAACCCATCAGGTCTGCGAGCAATTTGAACTGACTTGGTCAGACTTTAAGTTGGGGCGCATTGTGCGATCGCTTCAGAATCCCCGCTTTGGCCGCACCTTTCTTGTGACGTTTTTGAGCGGCTTTACCTTCACGATTTTCACGTTTGCATTTCAACCCTTTTTCTTGAATATTTTGGGACAAACGCCAGGACGACTCGCGCTCATTTTTGCGGTGTTTGGCATTATCGGCTTTATGACTCAGGTGTTTGGGCTAGAGCCATTGCGCCAACGATTCAATGTGGTCAACATTTTGGCGTTTATGCTGGCCGCGCGAGGCATCTGTTTCTTGCTGATTCCCACGTTTCCGACGATTCAAGCGTTTGTGGTCATTACGGTGGTTTTTGCAGCGGTCAACTCCTTCCCCCTGCCGCTGATCGAGTCGATTTTGTCGCTGCGCAGTGGCCCGCAAGAACAAGGAGAAGTGCTGGGTACCAACGCCTCTTTTCTCAGTTTGTCGAATGCGATCGGGCCAGCAGTCGCCGGGGCACTGGTGAGCTTTGGTTACGGTATTCCTTTTTGGATTACTGGAGTGCTGACGATTGGCGTGGCCTGGTTTGCGCTCAGTTTACGGGAGTCAGCTTCGGCCCATTCCACATAA
- a CDS encoding phosphodiesterase produces MIIVQVSDLHVQPAGQRAYGIVDTNRYLQAAVQQINRLSPQPDLVVATGDLVDEGSVEEYEQLQALLAPLKAPLYLVMGNHDDRAAFRQVFPNLSYVPAEGFVQYVVEDWPLRLIVLDTLVEGEGYGNIDRDRLTWLRDRLAEAPDRPTVIFMHHPPFESGLYGMDRLRCRGDVALAQLIQQYPNVQRVACGHLHRSIQTLWAGTLCTVAPSTAHQVALKLAADAPPTMVMEPPGLHLHLWHEGTGLITHTAFIGDFDAYSYKTKEKVNLYESA; encoded by the coding sequence ATGATTATTGTCCAAGTTTCTGACTTACATGTGCAGCCTGCAGGCCAGCGAGCCTATGGTATTGTCGACACCAATCGCTACTTGCAAGCTGCGGTGCAGCAGATTAATCGGTTGTCGCCCCAGCCCGATTTAGTGGTGGCTACGGGTGACTTGGTCGATGAGGGCAGCGTTGAGGAATATGAACAGCTTCAAGCGCTTCTAGCCCCACTCAAAGCCCCCTTGTATTTGGTGATGGGCAACCATGACGATCGCGCGGCCTTCCGTCAGGTGTTTCCCAACTTGTCTTACGTCCCGGCTGAGGGCTTTGTGCAGTATGTGGTTGAAGACTGGCCGCTGCGGCTGATCGTGCTCGATACTTTAGTCGAGGGAGAGGGGTACGGCAATATTGATCGCGATCGCCTGACTTGGCTCCGCGATCGCCTAGCCGAAGCGCCCGATCGCCCGACCGTCATCTTTATGCATCATCCCCCGTTTGAGAGCGGCTTATATGGGATGGATCGTCTGCGGTGTCGGGGGGATGTCGCGCTCGCGCAACTCATTCAGCAGTATCCCAACGTGCAGCGGGTGGCTTGTGGTCATCTGCATCGCTCGATTCAAACTTTGTGGGCCGGCACGTTGTGTACTGTTGCGCCCAGCACGGCTCACCAAGTCGCCCTCAAACTTGCTGCCGATGCCCCGCCGACTATGGTGATGGAGCCGCCCGGTTTGCATCTGCATCTCTGGCATGAGGGGACTGGGTTGATTACGCACACAGCCTTTATTGGCGACTTTGATGCCTACTCTTATAAAACTAAGGAGAAAGTCAACTTGTATGAGTCGGCATGA